A portion of the Anser cygnoides isolate HZ-2024a breed goose chromosome 25, Taihu_goose_T2T_genome, whole genome shotgun sequence genome contains these proteins:
- the LOC106048463 gene encoding potassium voltage-gated channel subfamily A member 2, with the protein MTVATGDPADEAAALPGHPQDTYNPETDHECCERVVINISGLRFETQLKTLAQFPETLLGDPKKRMRYFDPLRNEYFFDRNRPSFDAILYYYQSGGRLRRPVNVPLDIFSEEIRFYELGEEAMEMFREDEGYIKEEERPLPENEFQRQVWLLFEYPESSGPARIIAIVSVMVILISIVSFCLETLPIFRDENEDMHGSGLSHPPYSNSSMGYQQSTSFTDPFFIVETLCIIWFSFEFLVRFFACPSKAGFFTNIMNIIDIVAIIPYFITLGTELAEKPEDGQQGQQAMSLAILRVIRLVRVFRIFKLSRHSKGLQILGQTLKASMRELGLLIFFLFIGVILFSSAVYFAEADESESQFPSIPDAFWWAVVSMTTVGYGDMVPTTIGGKIVGSLCAIAGVLTIALPVPVIVSNFNYFYHRETEGEEQAQYLQVTSCPKIPSSPDLKKSRSASTISKSDYMEIQEGVNNSNEDFREENLKTANCTLANTNYVNITKMLTDV; encoded by the coding sequence ATGACAGTTGCTACCGGAGATCCTGCAGAcgaggctgcagctcttcccgGTCACCCGCAGGACACATACAACCCTGAGACCGACCATGAATGCTGCGAGAGGGTGGTCATTAACATCTCAGGGCTGCGCTTTGAGACTCAGCTCAAGACACTAGCCCAGTTTCCAGAGACCTTGCTAGGGGATCCTAAAAAGAGAATGAGATATTTTGACCCTCTCAGGAATGAGTATTTCTTTGACCGGAACAGACCCAGCTTCGACGCGATTTTGTACTATTATCAGTCTGGTGGGAGGTTGCGGAGGCCAGTTAATGTGCCCTTGGACATCTTCTCGGAGGAGATTCGTTTCTATGAACTGGGGGAAGAAGCAATGGAAATGTTTCGGGAGGATGAAGGCTACAtcaaagaagaggaaagaccACTGCCGGAGAATGAGTTTCAGAGACAAGTATGGTTGCTCTTCGAGTACCCCGAGAGCTCAGGCCCTGCCAGGATTATAGCTATTGTCTCCGTCATGGTGATTTTAATCTCCATTGTGAGCTTTTGCCTGGAAACATTGCCCATTTTTCGTGATGAGAATGAAGACATGCATGGCAGCGGGCTGAGCCATCCCCCTTATTCCAACAGCAGCATGGGGTACCAGCAGTCGACCTCTTTCACAGACCCCTTCTTCATCGTAGAGACACTTTGCATCATCTGGTTCTCCTTTGAGTTCTTGGTGAGGTTTTTTGCCTGCCCCAGCAAGGCTGGATTTTTTACCAACATCATGAACATTATAGACATTGTAGCCATCATTCCCTATTTCATCACCTTAGGGACGGAGCTGGCCGAGAAGCCAGAGGATGGTCAGCAAGGCCAGCAAGCCATGTCCTTGGCCATCCTCCGAGTCATCCGCTTGGTGCGGGTCTTCAGGATCTTCAAGCTGTCCCGGCACTCCAAGGGGCTGCAGATCCTGGGGCAGACTCTCAAGGCCAGCATGCGGGAGCTGGGCCTCttgatatttttcctcttcatcgGTGTCATCCTCTTCTCCAGTGCCGTCTACTTTGCAGAGGCCGACGAGAGCGAGTCCCAGTTCCCAAGCATCCCCGACGCCTTCTGGTGGGCTGTGGTTTCCATGACGACTGTTGGCTACGGAGACATGGTCCCCACAACCATCGGGGGGAAAATCGTGGGGTCCTTGTGTGCCATCGCTGGCGTATTAACGATTGCCTTACCAGTGCCCGTCATAGTGTCTAACTTCAATTACTTCTACCACCGGGAGAcggagggagaggagcaggctCAATATTTGCAAGTAACCAGCTGCCCAAAGATCCCCTCTTCCCCTGAcctaaagaaaagcagaagtgccTCTACCATTAGTAAGTCTGATTATATGGAGATTCAGGAAGGTGTAAACAATAGCAATGAGGATTTTAGGGAGGAGAACTTGAAGACAGCCAATTGCACCCTAGCTAACACAAATTATGTGAATATCACCAAAATGCTAACTGATGTCTAG